The stretch of DNA TCGCGGAGAAAGTGCGATGAGATCATTTTTGCTGGCGCCGTCACTGTTAATGGTAAGGTGGCCGCAGGACCTTTTGTGATCGTCGATGAAGAGCTGGATTCTGTAGAAGTGGGAGGCCAGCGCATTGGCACAGAAAAGAAAGTCTATTTTATGGTGCATAAACCTCTAGGGTATCTTTGTTCTTCTGAGCGTAAATTCCCGGGATCCAAGTTAGTGATCGATCTTTTGTCCCATTGTCCCTATCGTTTGTTCACCGTAGGGCGTTTAGATAAAGAAACTTCGGGATTGATTTTGGTAACTAATGACGGAGAGTTTTCGAATCGGGTGATACATCCCTCTTTCGGGATCACGAAAGAGTATTTACTAAAGGTGAGCCGAGATGTTTCGGCTCGAGATCTCGAGACCTTGATGGCCGGGGTCGTGATCGATGGCCGCATTGTGCGTCCGGTTTCCGTTAAAAAAGTGCGTCGTGGAACCATTAAAATTATTGTAAATGAAGGGAAAAAACACGAAATTCGTCTTTTTGCAGAAGCCGCAGGACTGCAGTTGTTAGAGCTAAAAAGGATTCGTATAGGAAGTTTGGTATTGGGCGGACTTCCTTATGGCCAATATCGAGAATTGACGGATGCAGAGCTCAACAGTTGTTTATCTGGGAAGGGTACGGCTCTCGTTGCCTAGATTCGAAAGGTTTATTGTTCTATAAATCATAAAAAAGAAGGGGGAGGCCCCTTCTTTTTTTTTGTGCGTGTGGGGTAAAGGTAAACTCTCTGGTAGGTATTGGAGATCCAGAAGCTAGGAGTGGGCATGTTATTTTGGATGGTATGTAGTTTATTCTTAGGAGGATTAATCGGAGGGTATTCTCGCTTGCGGTATACGGGCAAAGCCTTGCTATTATCTTGGAAGCAGCTTCTTACTTGTGCTGTGAAAAAAAGAGGCGTGCTTCATGAAATCGTTGAGCTTTATGCGCGCTCTCTCCCAAAGATAGAAGAAGAAAAAGCCTTTTTATTACGAGGGACCGAGTACTCCTTGAAAGAATTTCTTAAGGCTTATGATGAGGATAGTTTGACTTTTTATGAGATGGAGAGGGTGTTTACTCTTCGATTAAAACAGTCTTTAGAATTACTGTTAACAAGCCCTCACGAAGAAAAGCTTTGTAGTTTAATGGAGGAGCTGCTTGCCTATGAAAATGCCTTTGCTTTTGAGGCGCGAGCATTTGACGAGGCAACAGAAAAGTATGTATCGCTTCATAAGCATCCGGTTATTAGCTTTGCAGGGAAACTGTTTCGTTTCCCAAAAATAACACGTCTGTCTTTAGCTGAAGTGATTTAGGAGAATAAGATAGTTAGTAGATGAAAGAAATTTATTACGAAATAGCGAGTACGGATTCCACAAATACAACGGCAAAACGGGGGATATCGTTGTGGGATCCTTATGCTCTTACTATCGTCACAACCAGGAAACAAACGGCAGGACGAGGCAAATTTAGTAGATACTGGCATTCTACGGATCGAGATCTCCTCGCTTCCTTTTGCTTCTTTTTACGAGTAGATAGCGTGGATAGTGCTTTGTTATTTCGTATAGGCACAGAGGCCGTTATTCGTCTTGGAGTTTCTTTAGGGATTCCAGGAATGGTTATGAAATGGCCGAATGATGTGCTGGTCCAAGGAAAAAAACTTTCTGGAGTACTTTGTGAAACGGTCCCTGTAGAGAATGGGATGGGAGTTATTATCGGGATCGGAATCAATGGGAATGTAAGTGCAGAGGAATTGTTAGTGGTGGATCAACCCGCAACTTCTCTGCAAGAATTAATAGGAAGGCCTTTAGATATAGAAGAGCAGATTTATCGGCTTGCCCAAGAAATTCAAGATCTCATACGAGGCCTTCCTTTATGGGGAGCTGTGTAAAGAGGACGGGTATTTAGCAAAACGTCGACTGTAAATGCTTTGCAAAATACCTAAAGATGCCATTGTGGAGATCACAGAAGACCCTCCGTAAGAAATCAAAACCAAGGGAACTCCTGTGATGGGCAAGAGCCCGCTCATCATGCTAACATTAATCAATACGTGCATGACAAGATGCACTGTGACACCTCCCGCTAAAAAACGTCCAAAATCATCGACTGCAACGGCAACAGTGCGACAGCCGAAACAGACCAGGTTATAAAACAGCCACAGCACGAAAAGTAGCCCAAGCAGACCGAATTCCTCTCCTATGGCTGGAAATACGGAGTCCGTATAGCCATAGGGAAGCCAGCCTCTGCCTGCAAATTCTCCAGATTTCCATCCTTGACCTTTTAATCCCCCCACTCCAATAGAGACTAAAGAGGCTCGTTGGTGATGGTTCGAGGGACTTAAGCGTTCATACTGATACTCTTTTAACACTTTAAGAGCATAGGGTTTTACTTTGTCATGAGGAATAATCCCGGAGAAAATTAGTAAGGAGCCGAGTATTCCTAAAGCAGCAAAAATCGAACAGACTTTCACTAAAGGAGGATAAATATTCCCTATATAAAAAATCGCTAGGGCTATCGGACATAATACTAGGGCTGTTCCAAGATCTGGCTCTTTGAGGATAAGCAGAAAGGGGATCCCTACAATGATACAAGCGATAAAAGCTGTCGTTTTGGAAGAGATACGAGCTTTTCGTATTTCCAGAATGTAGCTGAGCATGATTACAACTACAAGCTTTGCATATTCAGAGGGTTGGACGCTAAGGTTGATAATGGGGATACGATACCAGCGATGCACATTTTGCACTGCAGGAACGAAAAATAGGCCGATGAGGCTAAAAAGAATTAGCGAATAAAGAACCCAAGCCCACCGTTTGAATTGATGGTAATCTACGTATAGGCAAATAAAATAGACGATCCATCCTAAAGCAAAATGACGTAATTGTATTTTGCTTTTTGCTGAGAAGAGCCCTCGTGATGTATGGACTAACATGGAGGAAGGATCTTGAGATGAGATCACAACCACACTTATGCTCATAAGTAGAATAATCACTACAAAGATCCATACATTCACTTGACGCAAGTATTTTGTATTTTTCATAAAAGGGATGTTATATGTTCTCGCCTTCTTTGGAGAGGGAGGCGTGCTGTTCTATCCACCAATTTTCTCAGACATAAATACTGTTAAAATCATGTATTTCTTAAAAGGCGAAGAGCATTAAGCCCTACAACGACGGTGCTCCCTTCGTGCAAAATTACGGCAAGCCATAAAGGGATAACTCCCATAGATGCTGGGCCGGAGATAAATAAAATAATCGCTAAAGCCAAAGCTAGGTTTTGCGAAACAATGCGCCGAGTTTTTTTGGCTTTTTTTATGAGCCAGGGGAGAGAGGACAGCCCTTGGTTTAACAAGACTACATCTGCTGCCTCTATAGCTGTAGCGCTACCAGCCTCCCCCATAGCGATTCCCACAGTAGCTTGAGCTAAAGCAGGGGCGTCATTGATACCATCTCCTACCATCATGATCTGCCGTGTACTTGCTAGCTCTTGGATTTTAGCTAGTTTATCGTCAGGAGTTAGATCGTAAAATACTTCATCAATACCAAGCATCCGAGCAGTATTTTCTGCACTGATACGATGATCTCCTGTAAGCATACACACCGGATATCTATTTTTTTTCAAATAGGAGACAATATCTGCAGCGTCATGGCGAAGGGTATCTCGAAAATAAAAAAGAGAAACACGTTCCCCTAGACAAGCAATGGAACAGGTTTCACCTCGATCTTGAGCTTGTTTAACTCGCTCGTGAAGCTGTTCGTGATATTTTTCGGGGACGTAGCGTAAAGCGGTGGAAACTCGTCCTACAAACGCCAGTTCCCCGTTAAATTCTCCTTGCACGCCTTCTCCAGGGATGGTGGTGCATTGTGTTGCTGGGAGAGAATGCACTTGTTTCTCTGAAAGATAATGAACTAAGGCCTGGGCAATGGGGTGGGATGAAGACTGTTCCATTGCTAATATATAGGAATAAAAAAGCGGGGTTTCTGGGCCGAAATCTTCACATCCCGAGCAAATTAAATCTCCTGTAGTGAGAGTCCCCGTCTTATCCATAACTATGGAGTTACAGGAGACTAAGCGGTCCAAGACTACGCCTCCTTTCAGTAAAACTCCGTGTTTGGCGCAGGCATTAATAGCGCTGAGATAAGCAATAGGGATGGCGATGATAAGCGCGCAGGGGGATGCTGCGATTAAAAAAGCTAGGGCCCGATAAAAAGCGCTATCAGGTCCAAGGAATGGTAGAGTTGTAAATAATGCCCCTCCTACTGCTATAGCCGCGGAAATAGCAAAGATCGTTAAAGCATAAGTGGACGAGTAACGATCTAAACGCTGCTGTAGCTTGGGTTTAGTGCTTTGAGCTTGGACAACAAGGTTAATGATATGAGCTATAGTGGATTCTGCCCCGATTCGCAAGACTTTAAGATCAAAGCTTCCTTCTAAGTTATGAGCCCCGGCAGGAACCGCATCCCCTATTCCACAGGATTTAGGGATTTTTTCTCCTGTTAAGTGCATCAGATTGATAGAAGAGGCTCCTTGGATAATTTCTCCATCTAAAGGAACCACCTCTCCGCTCTTAACTCGGATAATCTCTCCAACTTTGACATTTTGCACTAAAACTTTCTGCAATGAACCATCTGGCTGGACAACCCAGGCCACGGTAGGAGCCAAATGTTTTAAAGAGGCGAGAGTGCTCTTGGCTTTCCCAGAGACCATAGCTCCCAGGGATTCTGAAATAGCAAAAAGTACTAAAAGTAAAGCTCCTTCTAACGCGCCTCCAATGAAAATAGAGCCGAAAGCAGCTGACGTCATGAGAATATCGATATTCACTGTTTTATTAAGAATATCCTCAAAAGATTTGACGAGAGCAGGCGTGCCCGCGAGGAAAAAAGTAAGAATCAATAGTAAAGAAGAAAGAGGCTGATACCCGATCCAATAAGAAAAGAGAGCTCCTAGATAAAGGGCAAGGGATAGATAGGCAGATTTAAGTGTTAAATTTTGACTTAAAAGACGGTTTTTTCGAGAGAGCAAAGGGCTCGTTTCTTCCGTCATTCCAGATTCAAAAAAATCGTTTAAGAGTTCTCGAGAAAATGGGGAGGAAAAAAGATTCGAAGGCATAGGCTACCTGCTAGGAGTATAGACTAGAATAATCGTATCACAGAGCAGCAAAAGCTGATCGTGGTAATAAAGATTCCTACTCCCCAAACGATTGCGGGGGTAACAGCATTGTTTATAAGACGGGTTTTCAGAGCAAATAGAGCGCTAATAACAAAAGCCGCTAGAAGGACAGATACTGTGTAGCTCACGGTCAGTGCAATTGGGAAAAATAAGAGTAGACCAAGAATTCCTCCACAAGCTTTCATGCCGCCTTGTTTAAGAGGATGAGGATAGTTTTCCAATTGAATATGTAATTCTTCTCTGAGCATCGTATCTAAAAGAAGAGAAGAATCTGAACACACAAAGTCCGTCATTTGTGAAAGTAGCGGCTCTTGGAATCCTTGATTGGCATACAGCGCACGTAATTCCAGTCGCTCTTGTTCTGGGTGCGCTTCGATCTCTTTTTTTTCTTGTAACATGTTCCTATGGGTAAGTTCCATATAGGCCCAAGCGGATTGCGCGCACTTACAGCTGGTGTAAAAAATCCAGCTGACTCCCGTTGCAAGAAGAAGTTTTCCATAAGATGCCAAGGGGAGGGTGGGGGTAAGAAAAAATACAGTGCGAATAAAAAATATAAAGACACCGCAGTCTATGGCATCACTAGCTAAGTGATACCACCCCCCTTTTTTTGTCTGATGGGGTTCTCCCTTGCAGACTTTGTGCATATCCTGCACTTCTTTGAGGTGTTCTTCTGGGGATAAATCCCCAAAATGCTCGTATTCGGATGGCATAATACTCCTCTCCCTTTCGATCCCACTATAGAGTTATCTATCCGTTTTGGGTAGGAGAATTTCTTGGTTGTCCATATAGGGGCGGAGTACATCAGGGATCAGGACAGAACCGTCTTCCTGTTGATAATTTTCTAAAATGGCAACTAACAATCTAGGAGTAGCTAATCCTGAGCCGTTTAGAGTGTTGACAAAATGCAGCTTCCCTTGAGCATCTCGATAACGAGTCTCAGAGCGCCGAGCTTGAAAATCTCCACATTTGGAAATAGAAGAGACTTCATAAAAAGCATTTTGTCCTGGTAGCCAAACTTCTGCATCAATGGTTTTTTTAGCAGTAAAAGACATATCTCCCGTGGAAAGTAGAGAAAGCTGATAAGGAAGCTGAAGCTCGGAAAGGATTTCTTCAACAACGCCAATCATTTTTTGATAAGCCATCTCTTCTTGTTCCGGAGTAGTAAAAGCAAACATTTCTATTTTATGAAACTGATGAACTCTTACTAAGCCGCGTTCATGAGATCCTCCTGCTCCTGCTTCCCTTCGAAAACAGGGCGTGAATGCTGCATAATAGAGGGGGAGGTCTTGTTCGTTTAGGATTTCTTGAGAATGGAATCCATTAAGCACAACTTCTGCTGTAGGAATGAGGAAAAGAGATTGTTCCCCATCTTCGACACGGTAGTATTGTCCATCAAATTTTGGAATTTGACCGGAGCCAAAAAGAATATCGCGTTTAACAAGCAGGGGAGGAAGCCACAATTGGAACCCGTGAGACTGCTGCTTATTTAGAAGGTAGGTAAGTAGTGCCCATTCTAGAAGAACCCCAGTATTTTTGTAAGCAGGCCAGCCCGACCCCGTTGTTTTGGCAGGAAGTTTAAAGTCTAAAATATGCAAAGCTTCGTTCAATTGCATATGGTGTTTGGGAGGAAAGGTAAAAGAGGGGAGTTCCCCATGGCTTTTGATGACTTGATTCCCAGACTTATCAGGAGAGACGGGGACGTCCTCATCGGGATAATTAGGCAGTCTTGCCATGAGATCCTGCAGAAGAGCTTCTTGTTCTTGTAAACTGTTTTCCAGTGCAATGAGTTGGTCTGCAATGGCACTAACTTCTTGAATTAGAGGGGTGGCATCCTCGTTAGCAACCTTAGCTTTATGAATTTGCCCAGAGAGAGTCTTGCGTCTTGCCAGCAGAGCATCTGAATCAGACTTTAGCTGTCGCACTTTTTTATCCAAGTCTAGGAGTCGTTCTAACGAAATAAGAGGATCTTTTTTTTGAAGACGAGCTTCACACTCTTTTGGTTCCTTGCGTATTAATCGTATATCCAACATCCTTGCATCTCTTTCGCTATCTGATTTTTCAGGTTGAGTATATGGAAGTTTTGTCTGAGCAACAACTGTTTTTTATGCGTAAGGCCGTTGCATTGGGAGAAAGAGGAAGGCTTTTGGCTCCTCCTAATCCCTGGGTCGGATGTGTGATCGTAAAAAATGGATGTGTGATAGGAGAGGGATGGCATAAGGGGATCGGGTTCCCCCATGCGGAGGTATGTGCTATCCAAGATTCCCCCTGTTCCTTGGAAGGAGCGGAAGTGTATGTTACTTTAGAGCCTTGTTGTCATTTTGGCAGGACTCCTCCTTGCGTAGATCTTTTGATCAAAAGCAAGGTAGCGGCAGTGTACGTTGCCTTATTGGATCCAGATCCTCGTGTGTGCAAAAAAGGAATTGCTCGTTTGAGAGAGGCTGGGATTCCTGTTTACGTGGGGATAGGGAGCAAAGAAGCAAAAGCTTCTTTGCAACCCTATTTGCATCAACGAGAAACAGGGCTGCCATGGGTTGTTATGAAAACGGCGGCTTCTCTTGATGGGCAGACTGCAGATCGGGAAGGAAGATCGCAGTGGATTTCGGGGGAGCTTGCTCGAGCAGATGTGGGGAAGCTTCGCGCCGAGTCTCAGGCTGTGATTGTTGGATCGCGTACAGTTTGCTTAGATAATCCACGATTATCTGCTCGGCAGGCTCATGGAAATTTGTACGAGCGTCAACCGCTACGGGTCGTCATAGATAGTTTAGGGAAAGTTCCTTTGGATGCTCGAGTGTGGAATTCGGATTCAGGGAAATCTTTACTCGCGACAACAGAACAATGTTCGTTGGAATACAAGCAAAGATTAGAAGATTTAGGAGTGGAGGTATGGCAATCCTCTTCTCAACAGGTGGATCTAAGAGAGCTTTTACAAACCCTTGCGGCTAAGGGATGTCTGCAAGTGTTGATTGAGGGAGGGGCTCAGTTACACTCCGCTTTTTGGAAAGAAGATCTTGTAAATGCTGGCGTAATTTATTTGGGCCCTAAATTTTTGGGGGATCAAGGGAGCCCTATGCTACAAGATCTTCAGGTGGGTTTAGCTAATGCAAAATCTGTGAAAATTACAGAAATTTCTTTAGTTGGCGATTCTGTAAAGGTGTGTTTTGAAAGAGAATGTAGATAGGAAGGCCTTTGGGTCGCAGAAAGTATGTGTTTATGTTATACTCTACACACAGCAAGGAATTTGCTGTTGAAGAACTTTTCACTGGCAGGGTTTTTCTCAAAAACGGGGTAGATGGGGAATGGTTACATGTGAAACCGGGATAGCTTCGGTACAGCAAGCAATAAAGGACATTGCTGAAGGAAAATTTGTCATAGTTATTGATGAGGCATCTCGGGAAAATGAAGGAGATTTGATCTTAGCCGGAGAGAAGGTTTCTGCAGAGAAAATGGCCTTTCTTTTATCCCACACGACAGGCATTGTTTGTGCCTCGGTTACTCAAGAACGAGCAAAAAGGTTGGATTTACCTGCAATGGTTCAAGAGAATCAGTGTGCTTTCAAAACAGCCTTTACCGTTTCCGTTGATGCTGGAGTCGGGATTACTACTGGTGTTTCTGCTGCGGATAGAGCAAAAACAGTTCAGTTGTTAGCAGACCCCGCATCGACTCCCGCATCTTTTGTTCGTCCTGGACACGTTTTTCCTTTGGTTAGTCAGCCGGGAGGAGTTATTCAACGCCCGGGACATACCGAAGCCTCTATGGATCTTATGCGACTTGCAGGGATGCAACCCTGCGGTATATTTGCTGAGCTTGTTAACGCAGATCATTCCATGATGCGGCAACAGCAGATATGGGATTTTGCAGAGCAACAGGGGCTGACTGTTATTACTGTTGACGATCTGATTACCTATCGCCTCACTTTTGATTCTTTGGTCTCTCACATTTCATCAGCGCGCCTCCCTACTAAGTACGGGGAATTTTCGATCCATGTTTATGAATCGGTTATTGATGGGACTCAGCATTTTGCCTTGGTGAAAGGGAATATCCATGCACAGGAAGCTGTTCCTGTACGGGTGCATTCGGAGTGCTTGACTGGTGATATCTTAGGGTCTTGTCGCTGTGATTGTGGAGCTCAGTTAGATATGGCAATACGGTATATTGCAGAGCAAGGATTAGGGGTTGTTGTGTATCTTCGGGGGCAAGAGGGGCGCGGGATCGGCTTTGGCCATAAAATTCGGGCCTATGCATTGCAAGATCTTGGGTATGATACGGTCGATGCCAATCTGCAATTGGGGTTCCCTATAGATGCTAGAGAATATGGGATGGCCGCGCAGATTCTTAAAGATCTTCAGTTGACAAGCGTGAGATTGATTACCCATAATCCCAAAAAGTTTTTTGGACTACAACGACTAGGCATACAAATTCTTGATAGGATTATTTTGCCTGTAAGTATTTCAGCAGAAAACGAAGGGTATCTACGTACGAAAAAGGAACGAATGGGGCATTGGTTAGACCTCCCCATGCTTGATGAATCGGAGGAGGAGTATGCATCTATTGAAAGGATTTCCTATCGCTAAGGGCATACGTGCGGCTGTTGTTGGGTCGTGTTTCAATGCTCCTATTGCGGATCTGTTGGTTTCTGGAGCGCAAGAAACTTTCTTAGATTTTGGAGGAGACCCAGCTTCTCTGACGATTATTCGAGTTCCTGGAGCCTTTGAGATTCCTTGTGCGATCAAAAAATTGCTTTCTAAAAAGGGTGGTTTTCAAGCTATCGTTGCTTGCGGAGTCCTCATCCAGGGAGAGACTTCGCATTATCAGTATATTGCGGATAACGTTGCCGCAGGAGTCAGTCGATTGTCGGTAGAGTTCTGTCTCCCGATCTCTTTTTCTGTAATAACTGCGCCCAGTGTGGAAGCTGCTTGGGAGCGGGCCGGAATAAAAGGTCCTAATCTAGGTGCTTCGGGAATGAAGACTGCGCTGGAAATGGCGTCACTGTTTGCGCAGATAGACAAGGATTTGTAAGAAAGAAAAGCGTCCGATTACGGACGCTCTTATAGGTGGATGCTGACCGTTCCATTTAAGTGAATTTGAACCACGACATTTTCAGAAAAAATATCCAATCCTTGGCAGGAAGCGGCTGTATTCGAAAAATCTAAAACAACATCCTTAGGGAGAATCTGTTTATTTTGCATATCCTTGTGCGTTCTCAGACTTTTCGCTACCAAAGATAACGTTGTCGCGTAAATGTGCTGAGAGCGAGCTTCTGCACTTGTATTCCCATGAGCAGTTTTAGTGAGCTCAGAAATAAGAGCGGGAAGCCCTCGTAAAGAAAGCGCTAGAGAGTCTCCTTTGTTTGTATAAAAACTATTCACCAATCCTTCTGCGTCTTCTGGAGAAAGAGATTTGAAGCTTGTTGTCAAAATAGCGGCTTCAGAAGAGGATAGGTCCATTAAGGTTGCCAGTCTAACTAAAGCCATATCTGTCCGAGATGTTCCGTCAAATCCTAGGCGATTAGCTCGATAAGTAAAGTAGCGAGAGAAAGCTTCTTCAACAGTCGCGTATTGTTGTAACATGGACTGCAAAGGAGCAAAGTTCATGTGAAATTGAGAAGACAGCCCTTGTTCGCCGCAAAAGTCCAAAGCATAAAGATATAAATCTAGCGCCAGAAGAGCTCGTTGTGAGCGTCCAACAGACAATAACTGAAAACTAGGAGTGTTTGTCAGAGCAAGTAACTCATCGTAGTTCGCCAGTTTTCGTAAGGAAAAGAAGAGCGTTTTTTGTTCTGGGGAAAGTCTAGCAAAAGAAGGACTTAATTCTGGGAAGGTGTGGAGCACATGCAAAGCTTTTGTGTAAAAAGCCTCTCGTTGTGTTTCAGAAAAATAGGGCTTAAATGTTGTAACAGCTCGTGAGGAACACCCTAAATGACGAAGAATGATCGCAGTCTCTAACACTTTAATGGAGTCATAAAACTCCTTGGGAGAGTTTAAAAATAGCGTGAGCTGTTTGTGTAAGGAAAGGAATTGTTTAAAAGTCAGCGGGGATTCATTGGCTTGTAGCTGGATCAGCTGAGCATAGGCTTGGCGCGACCCTTGGACAAGTAGATGCAGGTGAATAAGGCTGCGTACAGCAACATCAAAAGCGGGGACTTTCTTTTGGAATAGCAAAGGAGAAAAGATCGTCCCAGAGGGAGCTTTTAAAGAAGCTCCGGCAGAAGAAGGCTCCACCAACCACAAAAGTTCTGGATATTGACGGACTTTCTGCTCTATCCAAGCTTCCGATCCAATTTTTGTGGTGGTGCTAGGAATCATTACGCGAGGCTGCGTGGCTGAGAAAACCGGGACACTGGCGAGTGTGGCAAAAAACAAAAGACAGTTGCGAAAGGTAAAGTTTGTTGGCATATAATCCTCTGCTACTCCCGAAGCTTTACCCCTTTAATACCG from Chlamydia suis encodes:
- a CDS encoding biotin--[acetyl-CoA-carboxylase] ligase: MKEIYYEIASTDSTNTTAKRGISLWDPYALTIVTTRKQTAGRGKFSRYWHSTDRDLLASFCFFLRVDSVDSALLFRIGTEAVIRLGVSLGIPGMVMKWPNDVLVQGKKLSGVLCETVPVENGMGVIIGIGINGNVSAEELLVVDQPATSLQELIGRPLDIEEQIYRLAQEIQDLIRGLPLWGAV
- a CDS encoding pseudouridine synthase; its protein translation is MAKVRLNKFLASAGVASRRKCDEIIFAGAVTVNGKVAAGPFVIVDEELDSVEVGGQRIGTEKKVYFMVHKPLGYLCSSERKFPGSKLVIDLLSHCPYRLFTVGRLDKETSGLILVTNDGEFSNRVIHPSFGITKEYLLKVSRDVSARDLETLMAGVVIDGRIVRPVSVKKVRRGTIKIIVNEGKKHEIRLFAEAAGLQLLELKRIRIGSLVLGGLPYGQYRELTDAELNSCLSGKGTALVA
- a CDS encoding FtsW/RodA/SpoVE family cell cycle protein, which encodes MKNTKYLRQVNVWIFVVIILLMSISVVVISSQDPSSMLVHTSRGLFSAKSKIQLRHFALGWIVYFICLYVDYHQFKRWAWVLYSLILFSLIGLFFVPAVQNVHRWYRIPIINLSVQPSEYAKLVVVIMLSYILEIRKARISSKTTAFIACIIVGIPFLLILKEPDLGTALVLCPIALAIFYIGNIYPPLVKVCSIFAALGILGSLLIFSGIIPHDKVKPYALKVLKEYQYERLSPSNHHQRASLVSIGVGGLKGQGWKSGEFAGRGWLPYGYTDSVFPAIGEEFGLLGLLFVLWLFYNLVCFGCRTVAVAVDDFGRFLAGGVTVHLVMHVLINVSMMSGLLPITGVPLVLISYGGSSVISTMASLGILQSIYSRRFAKYPSSLHSSP
- a CDS encoding bifunctional 3,4-dihydroxy-2-butanone-4-phosphate synthase/GTP cyclohydrolase II, translated to MVTCETGIASVQQAIKDIAEGKFVIVIDEASRENEGDLILAGEKVSAEKMAFLLSHTTGIVCASVTQERAKRLDLPAMVQENQCAFKTAFTVSVDAGVGITTGVSAADRAKTVQLLADPASTPASFVRPGHVFPLVSQPGGVIQRPGHTEASMDLMRLAGMQPCGIFAELVNADHSMMRQQQIWDFAEQQGLTVITVDDLITYRLTFDSLVSHISSARLPTKYGEFSIHVYESVIDGTQHFALVKGNIHAQEAVPVRVHSECLTGDILGSCRCDCGAQLDMAIRYIAEQGLGVVVYLRGQEGRGIGFGHKIRAYALQDLGYDTVDANLQLGFPIDAREYGMAAQILKDLQLTSVRLITHNPKKFFGLQRLGIQILDRIILPVSISAENEGYLRTKKERMGHWLDLPMLDESEEEYASIERISYR
- a CDS encoding VIT1/CCC1 transporter family protein → MPSEYEHFGDLSPEEHLKEVQDMHKVCKGEPHQTKKGGWYHLASDAIDCGVFIFFIRTVFFLTPTLPLASYGKLLLATGVSWIFYTSCKCAQSAWAYMELTHRNMLQEKKEIEAHPEQERLELRALYANQGFQEPLLSQMTDFVCSDSSLLLDTMLREELHIQLENYPHPLKQGGMKACGGILGLLLFFPIALTVSYTVSVLLAAFVISALFALKTRLINNAVTPAIVWGVGIFITTISFCCSVIRLF
- the ribD gene encoding bifunctional diaminohydroxyphosphoribosylaminopyrimidine deaminase/5-amino-6-(5-phosphoribosylamino)uracil reductase RibD, with product MEVLSEQQLFFMRKAVALGERGRLLAPPNPWVGCVIVKNGCVIGEGWHKGIGFPHAEVCAIQDSPCSLEGAEVYVTLEPCCHFGRTPPCVDLLIKSKVAAVYVALLDPDPRVCKKGIARLREAGIPVYVGIGSKEAKASLQPYLHQRETGLPWVVMKTAASLDGQTADREGRSQWISGELARADVGKLRAESQAVIVGSRTVCLDNPRLSARQAHGNLYERQPLRVVIDSLGKVPLDARVWNSDSGKSLLATTEQCSLEYKQRLEDLGVEVWQSSSQQVDLRELLQTLAAKGCLQVLIEGGAQLHSAFWKEDLVNAGVIYLGPKFLGDQGSPMLQDLQVGLANAKSVKITEISLVGDSVKVCFERECR
- a CDS encoding cation-translocating P-type ATPase translates to MPSNLFSSPFSRELLNDFFESGMTEETSPLLSRKNRLLSQNLTLKSAYLSLALYLGALFSYWIGYQPLSSLLLILTFFLAGTPALVKSFEDILNKTVNIDILMTSAAFGSIFIGGALEGALLLVLFAISESLGAMVSGKAKSTLASLKHLAPTVAWVVQPDGSLQKVLVQNVKVGEIIRVKSGEVVPLDGEIIQGASSINLMHLTGEKIPKSCGIGDAVPAGAHNLEGSFDLKVLRIGAESTIAHIINLVVQAQSTKPKLQQRLDRYSSTYALTIFAISAAIAVGGALFTTLPFLGPDSAFYRALAFLIAASPCALIIAIPIAYLSAINACAKHGVLLKGGVVLDRLVSCNSIVMDKTGTLTTGDLICSGCEDFGPETPLFYSYILAMEQSSSHPIAQALVHYLSEKQVHSLPATQCTTIPGEGVQGEFNGELAFVGRVSTALRYVPEKYHEQLHERVKQAQDRGETCSIACLGERVSLFYFRDTLRHDAADIVSYLKKNRYPVCMLTGDHRISAENTARMLGIDEVFYDLTPDDKLAKIQELASTRQIMMVGDGINDAPALAQATVGIAMGEAGSATAIEAADVVLLNQGLSSLPWLIKKAKKTRRIVSQNLALALAIILFISGPASMGVIPLWLAVILHEGSTVVVGLNALRLLRNT
- the serS gene encoding serine--tRNA ligase; the encoded protein is MLDIRLIRKEPKECEARLQKKDPLISLERLLDLDKKVRQLKSDSDALLARRKTLSGQIHKAKVANEDATPLIQEVSAIADQLIALENSLQEQEALLQDLMARLPNYPDEDVPVSPDKSGNQVIKSHGELPSFTFPPKHHMQLNEALHILDFKLPAKTTGSGWPAYKNTGVLLEWALLTYLLNKQQSHGFQLWLPPLLVKRDILFGSGQIPKFDGQYYRVEDGEQSLFLIPTAEVVLNGFHSQEILNEQDLPLYYAAFTPCFRREAGAGGSHERGLVRVHQFHKIEMFAFTTPEQEEMAYQKMIGVVEEILSELQLPYQLSLLSTGDMSFTAKKTIDAEVWLPGQNAFYEVSSISKCGDFQARRSETRYRDAQGKLHFVNTLNGSGLATPRLLVAILENYQQEDGSVLIPDVLRPYMDNQEILLPKTDR
- the ribH gene encoding 6,7-dimethyl-8-ribityllumazine synthase → MHLLKGFPIAKGIRAAVVGSCFNAPIADLLVSGAQETFLDFGGDPASLTIIRVPGAFEIPCAIKKLLSKKGGFQAIVACGVLIQGETSHYQYIADNVAAGVSRLSVEFCLPISFSVITAPSVEAAWERAGIKGPNLGASGMKTALEMASLFAQIDKDL